In Leptodactylus fuscus isolate aLepFus1 chromosome 2, aLepFus1.hap2, whole genome shotgun sequence, one genomic interval encodes:
- the CHORDC1 gene encoding cysteine and histidine-rich domain-containing protein 1, giving the protein MSMLCYNRGCGQRYEAESNTDGSCTYHPGVPVFHDALKGWSCCKRRTTDFSDFLSIAGCTKGLHSNEKPPEPVKPEVKTTSEKKELAELKPKFNEHIIQAPKPIECIKRPSADEPLTRLQLKVSASLQQALDKLKLCTEINQTIADEDTGEIKIGTSCKNGGCTKTFAGPQSNEEVCQYHSGVPIFHEGMKYWSCCKRKTSDFNTFLSQEGCFKGTHLWIKKDDGKKVVPCRHDWHQTGSGVTISIYAKNSIPDLSYVEANSTVVNIQIVFDGEKEFQQNLQLWGVIDVQKSYVNLTATKVEIFMKKAEPMTWARLDLPRPAPPQPTQANSLEAQE; this is encoded by the exons GTTCGTGCACCTATCACCCGGGGGTCCCCGTCTTCCACGACGCTCTGAAG GGCTGGTCGTGTTGCAAGAGGCGGACGACAGATTTCTCAGATTTCCTCAGCATCGCG GGCTGCACGAAGGGTTTGCATAGCAATGAGAAGCCCCCGGAACCTGTGAAGCCCGAGGTGAAGACCACGTCGGAGAAGAAAGAGCTGGCCGAACTGAAGCCAAAGTTTAATGAACACATCATCCAAGCACCAAAGCCTATAGAATGCATAAAGAGGCCCAG TGCCGACGAGCCATTGACTCGGTTACAGCTGAAAGTGTCGGCGTCTCTGCAGCAAGCGCTGGATAAGCTGAAGCTCTGCACCGAGATCAACCAGACCATAGCAG ATGAGGACACGGGGGAAATCAAAATCGGAACCTCCTGTAAAAATGGCGGCTGTACAAAG ACTTTTGCAGGACCGCAGAGCAATGAAGAAGTTTGTCAGTATCACAGCGGGGTGCCCATCTTCCATGAAGG AATGAAATACTGGAGCTGCTGCAAGAGGAAAACCTCCGACTTCAACACGTTTTTGTCGCAGGAAGGATGTTTTAAGGGAACACATTTGTGGATTAAGAAAGATGAT ggtAAGAAGGTCGTCCCCTGCAGACACGACTGGCACCAGACCGGGAGCGGAGTCACCATATCCATCTATGCAAAGAACTCCATCCCGGACCTGAGCTACGTAGAGGCGAACAGCACCGTG GTTAATATACAGATCGTCTTTGATGGCGAGAAGGAATTTCAGCAGAACCTGCAGCTGTGGGGG GTTATCGACGTGCAAAAAAGTTACGTGAACCTGACCGCGACCAAGGTGGAGATTTTCATGAAGAAGGCGGAGCCGATGACATGGGCCCGGCTTGATCTACCTCGACCCGCCCCGCCCCAACCCACACAAGCAAACAGCCTAGAGGCCCAGGAATGA